A stretch of the Desulfobacter sp. genome encodes the following:
- a CDS encoding DUF3786 domain-containing protein gives MSEHSKIFETHYQNYCRQIQAIDLDAIKKRLNIQVKNNIAHVRLFDQTYQVSGRGIFDEANKKADYVTCVILSKYLLNCPDQSYLDADWCTFRDFKKESHFTNANFFNSDTTRKIIDFFSGRLIELKTAAEHIQGVNEQTDLAYDLSFSFTALPRLSLLLLVNEADDDFPADCKVLFQRQGEYYLDPESLAMTSGLLAQKLIRADETKGD, from the coding sequence ATGAGTGAACATTCAAAAATATTTGAAACCCACTACCAGAACTATTGCAGACAAATTCAAGCCATTGATCTGGATGCCATAAAAAAACGGCTGAACATTCAAGTAAAAAACAATATTGCCCATGTTCGGCTTTTCGATCAAACCTATCAGGTCTCGGGCCGGGGCATTTTTGATGAGGCCAATAAAAAGGCAGACTATGTCACCTGCGTTATTTTATCCAAATATCTTTTGAACTGCCCGGATCAATCCTATTTGGATGCTGATTGGTGCACATTTCGTGATTTTAAAAAAGAATCTCATTTCACCAATGCCAACTTTTTCAATTCAGATACCACCCGGAAAATCATCGACTTTTTTTCCGGCCGGTTAATTGAGCTTAAAACAGCGGCCGAACACATACAGGGGGTTAACGAGCAAACAGACCTGGCCTATGACCTGTCTTTTTCATTTACCGCCCTGCCCCGATTATCCCTGCTGCTGCTGGTAAACGAGGCAGATGACGATTTTCCTGCCGACTGCAAGGTCTTGTTCCAGCGGCAGGGGGAATATTATCTGGATCCGGAATCTCTGGCCATGACCAGCGGACTTTTGGCCCAAAAACTAATCCGTGCGGACGAAACCAAAGGAGATTAA
- a CDS encoding DUF3786 domain-containing protein, which produces MAEFKNTMDVFKILKKTNCRKCNKPTCLAFAAAVFQGQIALSECPFINKELLEKYGSQKLEYESAPEQDYIKVMGQLKDRIKKIDLESRAEPLGAKFSKGRLTLKIFGKDFGIDEKGEISTDIHVNQWIAPPVYNYILNSKGLPLTGSWVPFRELKTSKDWARFFEYQCVGAFKQVADTNPSFFKDIIELFNGKPVQNHYDADISLMIRPLPLLPMLICYNRAEDGLESDLNLFFDDSADKNLPIENIYSLSTGLVNMFKRLAQTHG; this is translated from the coding sequence ATGGCTGAATTTAAAAACACCATGGATGTCTTTAAAATATTGAAAAAAACCAATTGCCGAAAATGCAACAAACCCACCTGCCTGGCTTTTGCTGCGGCGGTTTTCCAGGGGCAGATCGCCTTGAGCGAATGCCCGTTCATTAATAAAGAGTTACTTGAAAAATATGGGTCTCAAAAATTAGAATATGAATCTGCGCCTGAGCAGGACTATATCAAGGTGATGGGCCAGCTGAAAGACCGGATAAAAAAAATCGATCTTGAATCAAGAGCTGAACCTCTGGGCGCAAAATTTTCAAAAGGCAGACTCACCTTGAAAATTTTCGGCAAAGACTTTGGCATTGATGAAAAAGGGGAAATCTCAACAGATATTCATGTCAACCAATGGATCGCCCCGCCCGTATACAACTATATCCTCAACAGCAAAGGCCTCCCTTTGACAGGATCATGGGTGCCTTTCAGGGAACTTAAAACATCCAAAGACTGGGCCCGTTTTTTTGAGTATCAATGTGTGGGGGCATTTAAACAAGTGGCAGATACCAACCCCTCTTTTTTCAAAGACATCATAGAATTGTTCAACGGCAAACCTGTTCAGAATCATTATGATGCGGATATTTCTTTGATGATTCGTCCGTTGCCGCTGCTACCCATGCTGATTTGTTACAACCGTGCCGAGGATGGGCTGGAATCGGATCTGAACCTGTTTTTTGACGATAGCGCAGATAAAAATCTGCCCATAGAAAACATTTATTCCCTGTCCACGGGCCTTGTCAATATGTTTAAACGCCTGGCCCAGACCCATGGCTGA
- a CDS encoding 4Fe-4S dicluster domain-containing protein translates to MDSYLTKYAVRYDQWLGKDKMKYSSKVIPIHQSLEARQWVMPTQQAISIIARADSFALTPCACRTHYQCDKPKEVCFLLNDFAQKAVEQKAARKIDFNEAEQVLHTAAEAGLVHLSLYRPDQKVFALCNCCSCCCHDLQLLIKHHRTELVMHSDFIAATNETLCTGCGFCTENCPFKARDLTDQGRIAFNPQLCYGCGVCIPICPENAIEMKERHKLPTL, encoded by the coding sequence ATGGATTCATATCTAACAAAATATGCCGTTCGCTACGATCAATGGCTGGGCAAAGATAAAATGAAATATTCCTCCAAGGTCATTCCCATTCATCAATCCCTTGAAGCCAGGCAATGGGTGATGCCGACACAACAGGCCATTTCCATAATTGCCCGGGCCGATTCTTTTGCCTTAACCCCATGCGCATGCCGGACACATTATCAATGTGATAAACCCAAAGAGGTCTGTTTTCTGCTCAACGATTTTGCACAAAAGGCGGTTGAACAAAAGGCGGCCCGGAAAATTGATTTCAATGAGGCCGAACAGGTGCTGCACACTGCGGCCGAAGCCGGGCTTGTTCACCTAAGCTTATACCGGCCCGACCAAAAAGTATTTGCATTGTGCAATTGCTGCTCCTGCTGCTGCCATGATCTCCAATTGCTAATCAAACACCATAGGACCGAATTGGTGATGCATTCCGACTTTATTGCCGCCACCAATGAGACCCTGTGCACAGGCTGTGGCTTTTGTACGGAAAACTGCCCGTTCAAGGCCCGCGACCTGACAGACCAGGGCCGGATTGCCTTTAATCCCCAACTCTGTTATGGGTGCGGGGTGTGCATTCCCATATGCCCTGAAAATGCCATTGAGATGAAAGAGCGTCACAAATTGCCAACCCTGTAA
- a CDS encoding cache domain-containing protein, whose protein sequence is MAELRVKKNDLIDGFPPKKTLVSSLKILLPLYTTYIIFVLSLFLVFIPQQKKQLLDQKKEAIHNLTDSVISLLYEFELKIKQGEITPETARAEAKHQIRTLRYGPEGKDYFWINDMHPFMVMHPYRSDIEGSDLRVFKDAAGKYPFVAMVETVMKKQGGFVGYHWQWKDIPQKKVPKISYVEKFSPWGWVLGTGFYVDDIHREIKLIRQKILTIFGGILVFIILLSLYITKQVIQIEQKKNLAEKARNLDELRLKKLFELNQMTHASMNALTEFALEEAISLTQSEIGYLAFLSEDESQLRMHTWSRQAMRQCEIEDKILVYKVADTGLCAEAARSRKPLIINDYPNFSSSAKQGYPQGHVKILRVMNVPIFDGDKMVALAGVGNKKEDYNDSDVRQLGLMMDGVWKILQRKKAVVDLRKSEERYRLLAENATDAIWILQLADFRFSYVSPAMEGLSGYAPAEFIGLEMEEHLTQKSREQLSAVISQELDRDGADAKRFNVLELEMIQKSGSTIWIEVNARFLKNDKGIPEKILGITRDITQRKSLEKKLVESNADLRIAQKIAGIGNWSSDPQTGVRVWSEELYQIFERDPEKGPYPFADLQKIYVGKWWEQFDSAIHKAYSQG, encoded by the coding sequence TTGGCCGAACTTCGCGTTAAAAAAAATGACTTAATTGACGGTTTTCCCCCAAAAAAAACCTTGGTCAGTTCCCTTAAGATTCTGCTGCCGCTATATACCACCTACATTATTTTTGTACTCAGTCTCTTTTTAGTCTTCATTCCCCAACAAAAAAAACAATTGCTGGATCAGAAAAAAGAAGCCATCCATAATCTAACCGACAGTGTAATCAGTTTATTGTACGAATTTGAGTTGAAAATAAAGCAGGGGGAAATCACGCCGGAGACAGCACGCGCAGAAGCAAAACATCAGATCCGCACCCTGAGATACGGGCCGGAAGGCAAGGATTATTTCTGGATCAATGATATGCATCCCTTTATGGTTATGCATCCTTATCGATCGGATATAGAGGGAAGCGACCTGAGAGTTTTCAAAGACGCCGCAGGGAAATACCCCTTTGTTGCAATGGTTGAAACGGTGATGAAAAAACAAGGCGGTTTTGTGGGATATCATTGGCAATGGAAGGATATTCCCCAGAAAAAAGTGCCGAAAATTTCCTATGTTGAAAAATTTTCACCCTGGGGCTGGGTTCTTGGAACCGGTTTCTATGTAGACGATATTCATCGGGAGATAAAATTGATTCGCCAAAAGATTCTAACCATTTTCGGCGGCATCCTGGTATTTATCATCCTTTTATCCCTATATATTACCAAACAGGTGATTCAAATTGAGCAGAAAAAAAATCTGGCGGAAAAAGCACGAAACCTGGACGAATTGAGATTAAAGAAGCTGTTTGAATTAAACCAGATGACCCATGCATCAATGAATGCCCTGACAGAATTTGCCCTGGAAGAAGCGATCTCTTTGACCCAAAGCGAAATTGGATACCTGGCATTTTTAAGTGAGGATGAATCACAGCTGAGGATGCACACCTGGTCAAGACAGGCCATGAGACAATGCGAAATTGAGGATAAAATACTGGTATACAAGGTTGCAGATACCGGCCTGTGTGCTGAAGCGGCCCGGTCCAGAAAACCATTAATCATCAATGACTACCCCAATTTTTCCTCATCGGCAAAACAAGGATATCCCCAAGGCCATGTCAAAATTTTACGGGTAATGAATGTTCCCATTTTTGACGGGGATAAAATGGTTGCCCTGGCAGGCGTTGGAAACAAAAAAGAGGACTATAATGATTCAGATGTCCGTCAATTGGGATTGATGATGGACGGTGTCTGGAAAATTCTTCAAAGAAAAAAGGCGGTGGTTGATTTGCGGAAAAGCGAGGAGCGCTATCGTCTGCTGGCAGAGAATGCAACCGATGCGATCTGGATTCTTCAGCTTGCCGATTTTAGATTTTCCTATGTCAGTCCGGCCATGGAAGGCCTGTCAGGATACGCCCCGGCGGAATTCATTGGTTTGGAGATGGAGGAGCATCTGACTCAAAAATCCCGGGAACAACTCTCTGCAGTCATTTCCCAAGAACTGGACCGGGACGGTGCGGATGCAAAACGATTCAATGTGCTTGAATTGGAAATGATTCAAAAATCTGGCTCAACCATATGGATTGAAGTCAATGCCCGCTTTTTAAAAAATGACAAAGGTATTCCAGAAAAAATATTGGGAATCACAAGGGATATTACCCAGCGCAAATCCCTGGAAAAAAAATTAGTTGAAAGCAATGCGGACCTGCGAATCGCCCAGAAAATAGCCGGCATTGGCAATTGGTCGTCTGATCCACAAACAGGTGTTCGTGTCTGGTCAGAGGAGCTTTACCAGATTTTTGAAAGAGATCCCGAGAAGGGGCCTTATCCTTTTGCGGACCTTCAAAAAATATATGTGGGAAAATGGTGGGAACAATTCGATTCTGCGATTCACAAGGCATACTCCCAAGGCTGA
- a CDS encoding response regulator has product MKWVNAICEPEPVPGPKGHFLRGTIQDVTERKKMEQRIQQTQKMEALGTLAGGIAHDFNNILSSIFGFTELAKLNSNGDQKILNNLKQVLDAGLRARELVKHILTFSRKSDAQKDVIRVVSLVKECLKFLKASISPDIDIKMHFPGTDHMVMADPTQLHQVFMNLFTNSAYAMKDHGGILDVKLKSIDLGADDTFLLKQLPRGKYVHITVSNTGCGIPKNVIEKVFDPFFTTKHKGEGTGMGLSLVYGIVQEMNGHISIHSEPGMGASVEMLIPEQTSKTGEDENRKAEPLITERSRILIVDDEPSIIEWTSQMLGTLGYDIVGMNNGLDAVDAFKRDPMGFDLVLTDLRMPGMDGLELSALLKAERPDIPIVLCTGFSEGVTSETIQACGISDLIMKPMITSELSRIIKAALKLGQKQE; this is encoded by the coding sequence ATGAAATGGGTGAATGCCATCTGCGAACCAGAACCTGTGCCCGGTCCCAAAGGCCACTTTCTTCGGGGAACCATTCAGGACGTTACCGAGCGAAAAAAAATGGAACAGCGGATACAGCAGACCCAGAAAATGGAAGCCCTTGGCACCCTTGCCGGAGGCATAGCCCATGATTTTAATAATATTCTTTCCTCTATTTTCGGGTTTACGGAACTTGCAAAACTCAACTCAAACGGGGACCAGAAGATCCTAAACAATTTGAAACAAGTTCTGGATGCGGGCTTGCGAGCCAGGGAACTGGTAAAGCATATATTGACATTCAGCCGCAAATCAGATGCCCAAAAGGATGTGATCCGGGTTGTCTCTCTGGTCAAAGAATGTCTCAAATTTTTAAAAGCCTCAATCTCCCCGGACATTGATATTAAAATGCATTTTCCCGGAACAGATCATATGGTCATGGCTGATCCAACCCAGTTGCACCAGGTGTTTATGAACCTTTTTACCAATTCAGCCTATGCCATGAAAGATCACGGCGGAATACTTGATGTGAAACTGAAATCCATTGATCTTGGTGCCGATGATACCTTCCTCTTAAAACAATTGCCCCGGGGCAAATATGTTCATATCACCGTTTCAAACACCGGGTGCGGTATTCCTAAAAATGTTATCGAAAAAGTGTTTGACCCCTTTTTCACAACAAAACATAAGGGAGAAGGCACTGGAATGGGGCTGTCCCTGGTGTATGGGATCGTTCAGGAGATGAATGGCCATATTTCCATCCACAGCGAACCTGGAATGGGGGCAAGCGTTGAAATGCTGATTCCAGAGCAGACCAGCAAAACCGGAGAGGATGAAAACCGGAAAGCAGAACCACTTATAACCGAGAGGAGCAGGATACTCATCGTGGATGATGAACCCTCTATTATTGAATGGACCTCCCAGATGCTGGGCACACTCGGGTATGACATTGTCGGTATGAACAATGGCCTGGATGCCGTTGACGCCTTTAAGCGGGATCCCATGGGGTTTGATCTTGTTTTAACCGATCTGAGAATGCCCGGGATGGATGGTCTTGAACTGTCCGCCCTTTTAAAGGCAGAAAGACCCGACATCCCCATTGTTCTGTGTACAGGGTTTAGCGAAGGGGTAACTTCTGAGACAATACAGGCCTGCGGCATTTCTGATTTGATCATGAAACCCATGATTACAAGCGAGTTATCACGTATCATAAAAGCGGCATTAAAACTAGGACAAAAACAGGAATAG
- a CDS encoding IS4 family transposase encodes MTHISVPKKQLRSLNFDNFRCPLIKSLSKAPELQSRGDRPLKMTFEDQINALVYFHLQEHKSARHLIQDLKENVFAKENIAPDGGISRSSFCEAINHRGLEQLQFIFEDLYKQALECHPGEHAELGELVSIDGSLINAVLSMHWANYRKGSKKAKVHCGFDINHGIPNKIFLTEGNGAERTFVPKILSKGQTGVMDRGYQSHKEFDLLQEQGKHFVCRIKTRTTRTIIDNHETPSDSYIFYDALVKLGTPNQNQTKRPVRVVGYKIAGVKYYVATDRHDLTAEQIATIYKLRWTIEDFFKWWKEHLKVYHLIARSEYGLMVQILGGLITYLLLAIHCQKQFNEKVTIKRVRQLRTAILNDLFGCEEQSSHSSNRDNIVKDQKIIEQAKT; translated from the coding sequence ATGACGCACATCTCAGTCCCTAAAAAACAACTACGGTCCCTGAACTTTGACAATTTCAGGTGCCCTCTGATAAAGTCACTTTCAAAAGCACCGGAATTACAATCTCGAGGAGACCGCCCTTTAAAAATGACATTCGAAGACCAGATAAATGCTTTGGTTTATTTCCATCTTCAGGAGCACAAGTCTGCCCGACATTTAATTCAGGATCTCAAGGAGAATGTTTTTGCTAAAGAAAATATTGCGCCAGACGGTGGTATCAGCCGTAGTAGTTTCTGTGAAGCCATCAATCACAGGGGACTCGAACAACTGCAATTTATCTTTGAGGATCTTTATAAACAGGCTCTTGAGTGTCATCCGGGTGAACACGCCGAGTTAGGAGAGTTGGTTTCCATTGACGGTAGTCTCATAAATGCAGTCCTTTCAATGCACTGGGCGAACTACAGAAAAGGAAGTAAAAAAGCCAAAGTACATTGCGGATTTGACATTAATCACGGAATCCCAAACAAAATCTTTTTGACTGAAGGCAACGGCGCTGAACGCACTTTTGTTCCCAAAATACTTTCCAAGGGGCAAACAGGTGTTATGGATCGTGGATATCAATCCCATAAAGAATTTGACCTGCTTCAGGAGCAAGGCAAACATTTTGTCTGCCGTATAAAAACCAGGACAACAAGAACAATTATTGATAACCACGAGACCCCTTCCGACAGCTACATTTTTTATGATGCACTGGTTAAACTTGGTACTCCGAATCAAAACCAGACGAAAAGGCCTGTTCGGGTTGTTGGCTATAAAATTGCTGGCGTCAAATACTATGTGGCAACTGACAGGCATGATTTAACAGCGGAACAAATAGCAACAATTTATAAACTCCGGTGGACCATTGAGGATTTTTTCAAATGGTGGAAAGAACATCTGAAGGTATATCATCTCATTGCCCGCAGTGAATACGGCCTTATGGTTCAGATTCTTGGCGGCCTTATCACTTACCTGTTACTGGCAATCCATTGCCAAAAACAGTTTAATGAAAAGGTCACGATCAAAAGAGTTCGGCAGCTGCGAACCGCCATTCTAAATGACCTGTTTGGCTGCGAGGAGCAGAGCTCTCATAGTTCAAACAGGGACAATATTGTCAAAGATCAAAAAATTATTGAGCAAGCAAAAACCTAA